The Methanoculleus marisnigri JR1 genome window below encodes:
- a CDS encoding cyclase family protein, protein MLIPISYPLNRAAPLYPGTEPLSITRTKSFDQGDAEEKSLITFSSHAGTHIDLPRHFCPGGGSVRSLLAPEAVFEPARCIAIPKTGAEPIRIYDLLEHLDAIRASRALFIRTGSGRLRESDPDAYAREHPWVHHEVAGFLRTENPALRLFGIDTISIAVPAEPEEGAEAHRAFLCGSPHIFLLEDVDLSYGRLLEEPWTLRVYPMVFDDLEGVPVVALAEFG, encoded by the coding sequence ATGCTCATCCCGATCTCGTACCCTCTGAACCGGGCAGCACCGCTCTACCCCGGAACGGAACCGCTCTCGATCACCCGCACGAAGTCATTCGACCAGGGCGATGCGGAGGAGAAGAGCCTGATAACCTTCTCCAGCCACGCCGGGACGCACATCGACCTCCCCCGGCATTTCTGCCCGGGCGGCGGCTCGGTCAGGTCTCTTCTCGCCCCGGAGGCGGTCTTTGAGCCCGCTCGGTGCATCGCGATCCCGAAGACGGGAGCGGAACCGATCCGGATCTACGATCTCCTTGAACACCTCGATGCGATCCGGGCGTCACGCGCGCTCTTCATCCGGACCGGGAGCGGCCGGCTCCGGGAGAGCGACCCGGATGCCTACGCGAGGGAGCACCCCTGGGTGCACCACGAGGTTGCGGGCTTCCTCCGCACGGAGAACCCCGCCCTCAGGCTCTTCGGGATCGACACCATCTCCATTGCCGTCCCGGCAGAACCGGAGGAGGGTGCGGAGGCCCATCGTGCGTTTCTCTGCGGATCGCCGCACATCTTCCTGCTCGAGGACGTGGATCTCTCATACGGCAGGCTGCTCGAAGAGCCCTGGACACTGCGGGTCTACCCGATGGTCTTTGATGACCTGGAGGGGGTGCCGGTGGTGGCGCTCGCGGAGTTCGGGTGA
- the larB gene encoding nickel pincer cofactor biosynthesis protein LarB, giving the protein MLPNATIRDILRMYRNGEVSEDEAAGALEGLRIEVLDGMARIDAGRSVRCGMPEVVLAEGKEPEAFAGIMLAQVKAAGRCIATRVSPEHLDALRARLPPDVRMEHREAARGVILSTGDEPAPRRGTVAILTAGTSDVPVAEEARLIAEEMGCEVRTAYDVGVAGIHRLFSALKDLIPADVFVVIAGREGTLPAIVAGLVDRPVIGVPVSTGYGYMGGGEAALASMLQACSVLAVVNIDAGFTAGAFAAQVAHGGSRK; this is encoded by the coding sequence ATGCTGCCGAATGCCACCATCAGGGACATCCTCCGGATGTATCGTAACGGCGAGGTATCTGAGGACGAGGCGGCGGGCGCGCTCGAAGGGCTCCGCATCGAGGTTCTCGACGGCATGGCCCGGATCGATGCCGGACGGAGCGTTCGCTGCGGGATGCCCGAGGTGGTGCTCGCCGAGGGTAAGGAGCCGGAGGCGTTTGCCGGGATCATGCTCGCGCAGGTGAAGGCTGCCGGAAGATGCATCGCGACGAGGGTCTCGCCGGAGCATCTCGACGCCCTGCGCGCCCGGCTGCCGCCGGACGTCCGGATGGAGCACCGGGAGGCGGCACGGGGAGTCATCCTCTCGACGGGTGACGAGCCCGCGCCCCGGCGGGGAACCGTCGCCATCCTCACGGCAGGGACGTCTGATGTCCCCGTCGCCGAAGAGGCAAGACTGATCGCCGAGGAGATGGGATGCGAGGTCAGGACGGCCTACGACGTCGGGGTGGCGGGGATCCACCGCCTCTTCTCGGCGCTCAAAGACCTGATCCCGGCCGACGTCTTCGTGGTGATCGCCGGGCGGGAGGGGACGCTCCCCGCGATCGTCGCAGGCCTCGTCGACCGCCCGGTGATCGGCGTTCCCGTCAGCACCGGCTACGGCTATATGGGCGGCGGCGAGGCGGCGCTTGCGAGCATGCTCCAGGCGTGCTCGGTGCTTGCGGTGGTGAACATCGACGCCGGGTTCACGGCAGGCGCGTTTGCCGCGCAGGTCGCGCACGGGGGTAGCCGGAAATGA
- a CDS encoding DNA topoisomerase IV subunit A, which produces MSREEMDALAKERLVGIARTWYDQMRDGIVPFIRLPTRTKRNIEYDDASEVWKYGERESTRAATNEKGAVHLLKMAYLIGFLKQQLVENRSSTLRELYYISEGWKKAKFGAQDESNHLIEDLEIITEVQREAFHLRPEEDGASVFGPLRIRETTRRGVKEMHCQEDVGEAGYPIPNNVDNLEFVDHDAKFVIAIETGGMYARLMENGFDEEYGAVLVHLKGQPARSTRRVLRKLNDSLGLPVVVFTDGDPWSYRIYASVAYGSIKSAHMSELLATPQAQFIGVQPSDISDYNLPADKLTEQDVSALKAELTDPRFATDYWRSQINLQLEMKLKSEQQAFASRGLDFVTKEYLPTRLSEMGII; this is translated from the coding sequence ATGTCTAGGGAAGAGATGGATGCGCTGGCAAAGGAGCGGCTCGTCGGTATCGCCCGCACCTGGTACGACCAGATGCGGGACGGCATCGTGCCGTTCATCCGGCTGCCGACGCGGACGAAGCGGAATATTGAGTACGACGATGCGAGCGAGGTCTGGAAATACGGCGAGCGGGAGAGCACCCGGGCGGCGACGAACGAAAAAGGGGCGGTCCACCTCCTGAAGATGGCCTACCTCATCGGGTTTTTGAAGCAGCAACTCGTGGAGAACCGGTCGTCGACCCTGAGAGAGTTGTATTACATCTCGGAAGGCTGGAAGAAGGCGAAGTTCGGTGCTCAGGACGAGAGCAACCATCTCATCGAAGACCTCGAGATCATCACCGAGGTGCAGCGGGAGGCGTTTCACCTCCGGCCGGAGGAGGACGGGGCCTCGGTCTTCGGGCCGCTGCGGATCCGGGAGACCACCCGCCGGGGCGTCAAGGAGATGCACTGCCAGGAGGACGTCGGGGAGGCGGGCTACCCCATCCCAAACAACGTCGACAACCTCGAATTCGTCGACCACGACGCGAAGTTCGTCATCGCCATCGAGACCGGCGGTATGTACGCCCGTCTTATGGAGAACGGGTTCGACGAGGAGTACGGGGCGGTTCTGGTCCACCTCAAGGGGCAGCCGGCGCGCTCGACGCGGAGAGTCCTGCGGAAACTCAACGACTCGCTCGGTCTCCCCGTCGTGGTCTTCACCGACGGCGATCCCTGGTCCTACCGGATCTACGCGAGCGTCGCCTACGGTTCGATCAAGAGCGCGCATATGTCGGAACTTCTCGCGACCCCCCAGGCGCAGTTCATCGGCGTGCAGCCTTCCGACATCTCCGACTACAACCTCCCCGCCGACAAACTCACCGAGCAGGACGTCAGCGCCTTAAAAGCGGAACTGACCGACCCGAGGTTCGCGACCGACTACTGGCGGAGCCAGATCAACCTGCAGCTCGAGATGAAGCTGAAGTCGGAACAGCAGGCGTTCGCGAGCAGGGGGCTCGACTTCGTGACGAAGGAGTACCTCCCGACGCGGTTGTCGGAGATGGGGATCATTTGA
- a CDS encoding nucleotidyltransferase domain-containing protein: MREMKGEVDDTDRERIIGQIRRCLDGREDILLGYLYGSFLRHAGFHDIDIALFVSGEREPYELYKYTMGIASDLERCITPRYEIDLRILNDAPVEFQYEVVKTGRLLVSRDEDTRIAFEAGVIAQFLDLKYLYDTIDRGLLARVGE; this comes from the coding sequence ATGCGGGAGATGAAAGGAGAAGTGGACGATACTGACAGAGAGCGGATCATCGGTCAGATCCGCCGATGCCTTGACGGCAGGGAGGACATACTGCTCGGATACCTCTACGGCTCTTTCCTCCGCCATGCCGGGTTCCACGACATTGATATAGCGTTGTTTGTCTCCGGCGAGAGAGAACCCTATGAACTCTATAAATATACCATGGGCATTGCATCCGACCTTGAGCGGTGTATCACGCCGAGGTATGAGATCGATCTCCGTATCCTGAATGATGCGCCCGTCGAGTTCCAGTATGAGGTGGTGAAGACCGGCCGTCTTCTTGTCTCCCGGGATGAGGACACGCGCATCGCTTTTGAGGCCGGCGTGATTGCGCAGTTCCTCGATCTGAAATATCTCTACGATACGATTGACAGAGGTCTCCTAGCCAGGGTTGGAGAATGA
- a CDS encoding HAD family hydrolase: MSSNCLTTLILDFDGVVVESLPLKTAAFKKIFSFAPPKHLDEIIAFHLENGGMSRYDKFRHIYANILHEELTPEQEERLAGEYVGLIFESMLTVPYVRGAEELLRDCSRRLPLYIVSATPEGEMQEIVRRRDLTKYFVRIYGSPKTKAECIREILAETGASPEEALFVGDAPNDWQAAYETGVRFVARIPPGDPNRFAGRPGVEGIVENLHELREYLRGNICSSRSRTL, translated from the coding sequence ATGTCCAGCAACTGCCTCACCACCCTCATCCTCGACTTCGACGGCGTCGTCGTCGAATCCCTCCCTCTAAAGACCGCTGCGTTCAAAAAGATCTTCTCCTTCGCGCCTCCAAAACACCTCGACGAGATCATCGCCTTCCACCTCGAGAACGGCGGGATGTCCCGGTACGACAAGTTCCGCCACATCTACGCAAACATCCTCCACGAAGAACTGACTCCCGAACAGGAGGAGCGGCTCGCGGGCGAGTACGTCGGGCTGATCTTTGAATCCATGCTCACCGTCCCGTACGTCCGTGGCGCAGAAGAACTCCTCAGGGACTGCTCCCGGCGACTCCCGCTCTATATCGTCTCCGCGACCCCGGAGGGCGAGATGCAGGAGATCGTCCGCCGCCGGGATCTTACGAAGTATTTCGTCCGGATCTACGGCTCGCCGAAGACGAAGGCCGAGTGCATCAGGGAGATCCTCGCTGAGACCGGCGCCTCGCCCGAGGAGGCCCTCTTCGTCGGCGATGCCCCGAACGACTGGCAGGCGGCGTACGAGACGGGTGTTCGGTTCGTGGCGAGGATCCCGCCCGGCGACCCGAACCGGTTTGCCGGTCGGCCGGGGGTGGAGGGGATCGTGGAGAACCTTCATGAACTCCGGGAGTACCTACGGGGGAACATATGCTCATCCCGATCTCGTACCCTCTGA
- the hepT gene encoding type VII toxin-antitoxin system HepT family RNase toxin, translating into MRELEEALRDWERYQRIPKEQFLQDRDTQNMVHHAMLLSIQSALDIATDVIAEERLRKPFTYRETFEVLAGEGIIPESLARDLSNLAGFRNVLVHIYWNLDLKQVYAILQHDLTVLRAFSVVMKEHVSESDSADPGGFF; encoded by the coding sequence ATGCGGGAACTGGAGGAGGCTCTGAGAGACTGGGAGCGGTATCAACGCATCCCAAAGGAGCAGTTCCTGCAGGACCGGGATACACAGAATATGGTTCACCATGCCATGCTGCTATCCATCCAGTCCGCACTCGACATAGCAACTGATGTGATTGCAGAGGAAAGGTTGAGAAAGCCGTTCACGTACCGGGAGACATTCGAGGTCCTCGCCGGTGAGGGGATTATCCCTGAATCTCTTGCAAGGGATCTCTCAAACCTGGCAGGATTCCGAAACGTGCTCGTCCATATCTATTGGAACCTGGATCTCAAGCAGGTGTATGCGATCCTGCAGCATGATCTGACCGTCCTCCGGGCATTCTCCGTTGTCATGAAGGAGCACGTTTCAGAGAGCGATTCCGCCGATCCAGGTGGATTTTTCTGA
- a CDS encoding glycosyltransferase family 4 protein produces the protein MKVLMIAGDNPHAIKIGGKHIHQLLLEKGLTSQGIDVDTVYPRFSDSRVIRLLEYIKHGLLAGNPTQFIPPDKLQVVSILNQLRNTLASIDIDSYSVVHCHDVVSAYAFHQAFPHATLPKILTLHGYFAREAIDYSRIRTDRTRNAFFDFCYAIEEEGIHWSDRIICVDTRLRDYVDDTFSYPSKQISVIQNATDTNSFCPVLKKENVQFREEGGYSKDQFIIIIPRRLVPKNGVRFAILAMKYILDDNVRLLILGDGPQYQELVALAQGDPRVQFLGAVPHETVERYYKIADVVLIPSITSHGIQEATSLSMLEGMACGKIVICSSIGGMKEVIQDGVTGYLVCEQNPEEIASKISSILKGGVDIDLMGRRAREYVVEHHSYIPHAVMVRGVYEAADSVDQE, from the coding sequence ATGAAGGTACTCATGATAGCCGGCGACAACCCTCATGCGATAAAAATCGGGGGAAAGCATATTCACCAGTTGTTGCTTGAGAAAGGGCTCACATCTCAGGGCATCGATGTGGATACAGTGTATCCCCGGTTTTCAGACAGTCGGGTTATAAGACTCCTCGAATACATTAAGCATGGACTACTCGCAGGCAATCCAACTCAATTTATCCCACCAGACAAACTCCAGGTTGTCTCCATCCTGAACCAACTACGAAATACACTTGCCTCCATCGATATCGATTCCTATTCGGTCGTTCACTGCCATGATGTCGTTTCGGCTTATGCATTCCACCAAGCATTTCCTCACGCAACACTGCCCAAGATTTTAACGCTTCATGGCTATTTCGCACGCGAAGCCATCGATTACTCCAGGATTCGGACAGATAGAACGAGGAACGCGTTTTTTGACTTTTGCTACGCCATTGAAGAGGAAGGTATCCATTGGAGTGATCGAATCATCTGCGTAGATACCAGACTTCGGGATTATGTGGACGATACTTTCAGTTACCCTTCCAAACAGATCTCAGTCATCCAGAACGCTACAGACACCAATTCATTCTGCCCGGTCTTGAAGAAGGAGAACGTTCAGTTCCGTGAGGAGGGGGGTTATTCCAAGGACCAATTTATCATCATAATTCCCCGGCGTCTGGTTCCAAAGAATGGTGTACGGTTTGCCATCCTGGCAATGAAGTACATCTTGGACGACAATGTAAGATTGCTGATCCTCGGGGACGGACCTCAATATCAAGAACTGGTAGCGCTGGCCCAGGGAGATCCAAGAGTACAGTTCCTCGGTGCCGTGCCTCACGAAACCGTTGAGAGGTATTATAAAATAGCCGATGTAGTTCTGATTCCGTCGATTACATCGCACGGCATTCAAGAGGCGACATCACTCTCAATGTTGGAGGGCATGGCTTGTGGGAAGATTGTCATCTGTTCCTCCATAGGCGGCATGAAGGAAGTTATCCAAGATGGTGTGACCGGCTATCTTGTATGTGAGCAGAATCCAGAGGAGATTGCCAGCAAGATTAGCAGCATTCTCAAGGGCGGCGTTGACATCGATTTGATGGGGCGAAGAGCACGGGAGTATGTCGTTGAGCATCACTCCTATATCCCGCACGCGGTGATGGTCAGAGGCGTGTATGAGGCAGCTGATTCTGTCGATCAGGAGTGA
- the hisS gene encoding histidine--tRNA ligase: MLQKPRGTRDFLPDEMERRRLIERRMRDAARRWGYREVCTPDFEHLELFTMKSGEGIIQEMYVFEDKGGRKMTLRPEVTAAVLRMYVNEGKVLPKPLRWCYFADCFRYERPQKGRYRQFWQFGVELIGADTASADAEVIMLADDTLRSTGVTFDLHVGHLAPMKHLLSGLDPGDQRAIMAYLDKHDQKGLEAVLFGKNLTHLAEPLAALGECRTVSEVFEVAGDVPERARIEETFTLLESQEIDYRPDFGIARGLDYYTGMVFEGFAKNLGAENQILGGGTYRLAHLFGGDDVASCGFAIGFDRVMVSIGDFELAHEPVVGVVCTPEGRARALEVARAFREAGVRAEADLMQRGMGAQVSHAAKTADFAAVLGKREVEAGTVTLKNLHSGEQQERSLEEAIAEVARHGAC, from the coding sequence ATGCTTCAAAAACCACGGGGAACACGGGACTTTTTACCCGACGAGATGGAACGGCGGCGGCTGATCGAGCGGCGGATGCGGGACGCGGCGCGCAGGTGGGGATACCGGGAGGTCTGCACGCCCGACTTCGAGCACCTCGAACTCTTCACGATGAAGTCCGGCGAGGGGATCATCCAGGAGATGTACGTCTTCGAGGACAAGGGCGGGAGAAAGATGACGCTCCGGCCGGAGGTGACCGCAGCAGTCCTCCGGATGTACGTCAACGAGGGCAAGGTGCTCCCGAAACCCCTCCGCTGGTGCTACTTCGCCGACTGTTTCCGCTACGAGCGGCCGCAGAAAGGCCGTTACCGGCAGTTCTGGCAGTTCGGCGTCGAGCTGATCGGGGCGGACACGGCGAGCGCCGATGCAGAGGTGATCATGCTCGCCGACGATACCCTCCGGTCGACCGGCGTCACCTTCGACCTCCACGTCGGCCACCTTGCGCCGATGAAGCATCTCCTCTCTGGGCTCGATCCCGGCGACCAGAGGGCGATCATGGCGTACCTCGACAAACACGACCAGAAAGGGCTCGAGGCGGTGCTTTTCGGGAAGAACCTCACCCACCTTGCCGAGCCCCTCGCGGCGCTCGGTGAGTGCCGCACCGTCTCCGAGGTCTTCGAGGTCGCGGGCGACGTCCCGGAACGCGCGCGGATCGAGGAGACGTTCACGCTCCTCGAGTCCCAGGAGATCGACTACCGGCCCGACTTCGGGATAGCCCGGGGGCTCGACTACTACACCGGGATGGTCTTTGAGGGGTTCGCGAAGAACCTCGGCGCGGAGAACCAGATCCTCGGCGGCGGCACCTACCGGCTCGCCCACCTCTTCGGCGGCGACGACGTCGCATCCTGCGGGTTCGCCATCGGGTTCGACCGGGTCATGGTCTCGATCGGGGACTTCGAACTCGCGCACGAACCCGTCGTCGGCGTCGTCTGCACACCGGAAGGACGGGCGCGGGCGCTCGAGGTCGCCCGGGCGTTCCGGGAGGCAGGAGTCCGGGCCGAGGCCGACCTGATGCAGCGGGGAATGGGCGCCCAGGTCTCCCACGCCGCAAAGACCGCGGACTTCGCCGCGGTTCTCGGGAAACGCGAGGTCGAGGCAGGCACGGTGACCCTCAAGAACCTCCATTCCGGCGAGCAGCAGGAGAGGAGCCTTGAGGAGGCCATCGCCGAGGTGGCACGGCATGGTGCTTGCTGA
- a CDS encoding DNA topoisomerase VI subunit B, which yields MVLAEDLAKQQRSISVAEFFEKNKHLLGFDSPTRGIITTIKEAVDNALDACEEAEVLPDIFVGIKKVDNEVYRITVEDNGPGIVPENVPLVFGKLLYGSRFHQIRQSRGQQGIGISAAVLYAQLTTGIPTLVVSRTGAKARAHRFELLIRTETNEPEIISHEEIDWDRTHGTRIEIQFKSTLAAKKRLVDYLRLTAIVNPHARITADIDGEMTVFERVSNEVPPCPKPILPHPHGIEFGALKRIAAANTGTVEEFLIGSFSKVGKKTADEMIALAGLKPSRKVNKLESEELKRLLDAMQAVKVPAPPAQQCLSPIGEDLICKGLEKEIQLDFIKARTRPSTVYGGHSFIIEAAIGYGGKVPPEGTAQLFRFANRVPLLYQQGACAITSCASQVNWKSYGLSQQGLPMGPVLIMVHVASTNVPFTSESKDAVASIPEIEREVVLVLQELGRELKTYLYRRDKKKQQDDRARAICSVIPEIAAKVSEIVEQPLVDTSPIEGKIMRKVVAKKRTVDGKVRIDVNNYTAKEVTLVLYNLSRDAAEDAKPRPDFVDSMDGEYNKVWRCTLDPGEAWHIVYTGSGDGSVDLRGVEDGRKVVVDLDV from the coding sequence ATGGTGCTTGCTGAAGACCTCGCCAAACAGCAGCGGAGCATCAGCGTCGCGGAGTTCTTCGAGAAGAACAAGCACCTGCTCGGTTTCGATTCCCCGACGCGGGGCATCATCACCACCATTAAGGAAGCGGTGGACAACGCGCTCGACGCCTGCGAGGAGGCGGAGGTGCTCCCCGACATCTTCGTCGGCATCAAAAAGGTCGACAACGAGGTCTACCGGATAACGGTCGAGGACAACGGCCCCGGCATCGTGCCGGAGAACGTCCCCCTGGTCTTCGGGAAACTCCTCTACGGCTCCCGGTTCCACCAGATCCGGCAGAGCCGCGGGCAGCAGGGTATCGGGATATCGGCGGCGGTGCTCTACGCGCAGCTCACCACCGGCATCCCGACGCTGGTCGTCTCCCGGACGGGGGCGAAGGCGAGAGCCCACCGGTTCGAGCTGCTGATCAGGACCGAGACGAACGAGCCGGAGATCATCAGCCACGAGGAGATCGACTGGGACCGGACGCACGGGACACGGATCGAGATCCAGTTCAAGAGCACCCTTGCCGCGAAGAAGCGGCTGGTGGACTACCTCCGCCTCACGGCGATCGTCAACCCGCACGCCCGGATCACGGCCGATATCGACGGCGAGATGACGGTGTTCGAGCGGGTATCGAATGAGGTCCCGCCGTGCCCGAAACCCATCCTTCCCCACCCGCACGGGATCGAGTTCGGCGCCCTAAAAAGGATCGCCGCCGCGAACACCGGGACCGTCGAGGAGTTTCTCATCGGTAGTTTCTCCAAGGTCGGGAAGAAGACCGCCGACGAGATGATCGCTCTCGCCGGGCTCAAGCCCTCCCGGAAGGTGAACAAACTCGAGTCGGAAGAACTCAAACGGCTCCTCGACGCCATGCAGGCCGTGAAGGTCCCGGCCCCGCCGGCGCAGCAGTGCCTCTCCCCCATCGGCGAGGACCTGATCTGCAAAGGGCTCGAGAAGGAGATCCAGCTCGACTTCATCAAGGCCCGCACCCGCCCGAGCACCGTCTACGGCGGGCACTCGTTCATCATCGAGGCGGCGATCGGCTACGGCGGCAAGGTTCCCCCCGAGGGCACCGCCCAGCTCTTCCGGTTCGCAAACCGCGTCCCGCTCCTCTACCAGCAGGGCGCCTGCGCGATCACGAGCTGTGCCTCGCAGGTGAACTGGAAGAGTTACGGCCTCTCGCAGCAGGGTCTCCCCATGGGGCCGGTGCTGATCATGGTTCACGTGGCGTCCACGAACGTTCCCTTCACGAGCGAGAGCAAGGATGCGGTCGCGTCCATCCCGGAGATCGAGCGGGAGGTCGTCCTCGTCCTCCAGGAACTCGGCCGGGAGCTCAAGACCTACCTCTACCGGCGGGACAAGAAGAAGCAGCAGGACGACCGGGCCCGGGCGATATGCTCGGTCATTCCCGAGATCGCCGCAAAGGTGAGCGAGATCGTGGAACAACCCCTGGTGGACACCTCCCCGATCGAGGGGAAGATCATGCGCAAGGTCGTCGCGAAGAAACGGACGGTCGACGGGAAGGTCCGTATCGACGTGAACAACTACACCGCGAAGGAAGTCACCCTCGTCCTCTACAACCTCTCCCGCGATGCGGCGGAAGACGCGAAGCCCCGGCCGGACTTCGTGGACAGTATGGACGGGGAGTACAACAAGGTCTGGCGGTGCACGCTCGACCCCGGTGAGGCCTGGCATATCGTCTACACGGGATCGGGCGACGGTTCGGTCGATCTGCGCGGTGTGGAGGACGGCAGGAAAGTGGTGGTGGATCTCGATGTCTAG
- a CDS encoding MATE family efflux transporter: MSELTEGDLFRGLITIAAPIVAGNVLQSGLELVDLFFVGRLGSEAIAGVAMSTSIVMVLMTIIIGIVTANTAFVSRYYGAKNYDMVAKGVSHTLILGLVFSILLSVVGILYAEDMLLLLGAEPNVALLGASYLTVLFTGSVTLVELWVINSSFQSCGDATTPMLLVVLANILNIALDPLLIFGYGVVPACGVAGAAYATIISRSVAFAIAFALLLSGRSPIPFSFRTKFEFSLAWRLIRVAVPNSVQSGLRSVTFLAMMAIVAVFGTAALSAYGIVGRLELVALMPGFGIATATAVIVGQNLGAKKPERAEAGVRLSALMNSGFMALMGAIFYLAAPAIVEVFDPSGASTEIGVSYMQTVAPFYVFLAVAIILGFALNGAGDTKKPMYATLFSMVLFQVPLACILPGLLGIGIAGVWLAVICGMILQMGMLFAMYRHGGWKSTVI, translated from the coding sequence ATGAGCGAACTGACCGAGGGCGACCTCTTCCGGGGTCTTATAACAATAGCGGCGCCTATCGTCGCCGGGAACGTGCTGCAGAGCGGCCTCGAACTGGTCGACCTTTTCTTCGTCGGCCGGCTTGGATCGGAGGCTATCGCGGGTGTCGCCATGAGCACCTCCATCGTCATGGTGCTCATGACGATCATCATCGGCATCGTCACCGCGAACACCGCCTTCGTCTCGCGCTACTACGGGGCGAAGAACTACGATATGGTAGCGAAGGGCGTCTCGCACACCCTCATCCTCGGGCTCGTATTCTCGATTCTCCTCAGTGTCGTGGGTATCCTCTACGCCGAGGATATGCTCCTCCTCCTCGGCGCCGAACCGAACGTTGCACTGCTCGGGGCTTCCTACCTGACGGTCCTCTTTACCGGCAGCGTGACGCTGGTCGAGCTCTGGGTCATCAACTCCTCGTTTCAGAGCTGCGGCGACGCCACGACGCCGATGCTCCTCGTGGTTCTCGCGAATATCCTCAATATCGCCCTCGACCCGCTCCTGATCTTCGGCTACGGGGTAGTCCCCGCCTGCGGCGTCGCCGGGGCGGCCTACGCCACCATCATATCCCGGAGCGTGGCGTTCGCCATAGCGTTTGCCCTCCTGCTCTCGGGAAGGTCGCCGATCCCCTTCTCGTTCCGGACGAAGTTTGAGTTCTCGCTCGCGTGGAGGCTTATTCGGGTCGCCGTCCCGAACTCCGTTCAGTCCGGGCTCAGGAGCGTGACGTTCCTTGCGATGATGGCGATCGTGGCGGTCTTCGGCACGGCGGCCCTCTCCGCCTACGGCATTGTCGGCCGACTGGAACTCGTCGCGCTCATGCCGGGGTTCGGGATCGCGACCGCAACCGCCGTGATCGTCGGCCAGAACCTCGGCGCGAAGAAACCCGAACGGGCGGAGGCGGGCGTGAGGCTCTCCGCGCTCATGAACAGCGGGTTCATGGCGCTCATGGGAGCGATCTTCTACCTCGCCGCGCCCGCGATCGTCGAGGTCTTCGACCCGAGCGGCGCGAGCACGGAGATCGGCGTCTCGTATATGCAGACAGTCGCACCGTTCTACGTCTTCCTCGCCGTCGCGATCATCCTCGGGTTCGCGCTCAACGGGGCGGGGGACACGAAGAAGCCCATGTATGCCACGCTCTTCTCCATGGTCCTTTTCCAGGTCCCGCTCGCCTGCATCCTCCCGGGTCTGCTCGGGATCGGGATCGCCGGGGTCTGGCTTGCGGTGATCTGCGGGATGATCTTGCAGATGGGTATGCTCTTTGCGATGTACCGGCATGGGGGCTGGAAGTCGACGGTGATATGA
- a CDS encoding nicotinamide-nucleotide adenylyltransferase: MSRGFYIGRFQPYHNGHQSVLERIARTADEIVIGVGSAQVSHTVANPFTAGERVLMLTRSLEDLDCPFYVIPIEDVQRNALWVAHVRSMTPPFDTVYSSNPLVMQLFAEAGVDVQSPDMYERLTHSGTVIRQRMLGGEPWEHLVPPAVVDVIREIHGVERLQRIAGSD, from the coding sequence ATGAGCCGCGGGTTCTATATCGGACGGTTCCAGCCCTACCACAACGGGCACCAGTCGGTGCTGGAGCGGATAGCCCGCACGGCCGACGAGATCGTCATCGGGGTGGGGAGCGCCCAGGTCTCCCACACCGTGGCGAACCCCTTCACGGCAGGCGAACGGGTGCTGATGCTGACCCGGTCGCTCGAAGATCTCGACTGCCCGTTCTACGTCATCCCCATCGAGGACGTCCAGCGCAACGCCCTCTGGGTCGCCCACGTCCGCTCGATGACCCCGCCGTTCGATACGGTCTACTCAAGCAACCCTCTCGTCATGCAGCTCTTCGCCGAGGCCGGGGTCGACGTCCAGTCGCCCGATATGTACGAGCGGCTGACGCACTCCGGAACCGTCATCCGGCAGCGGATGCTCGGCGGCGAGCCCTGGGAGCACCTGGTTCCTCCCGCCGTGGTGGACGTCATCCGCGAGATCCACGGTGTGGAGCGGCTGCAGCGGATCGCGGGGAGCGACTGA